A single Tachypleus tridentatus isolate NWPU-2018 chromosome 9, ASM421037v1, whole genome shotgun sequence DNA region contains:
- the LOC143227324 gene encoding uncharacterized protein LOC143227324: MKSLTERVKYRSFNQEDQQGVALLESKTVHSENVNGHQISSETKQSEVKDLVNNQYLAKWRQTQDSKQEPNEGKPHITTKTELDIPPLGIHRTNIKNDENVYEYESNNEQKKNSDSWESSDIRDRTEDYYSKFSGLQYSPADLAEYILKTDDEKGVAMAIDELLSEGMMNREQAIDYLQNVKTELNYMKEQYEISRHLKEVSENNELKRTESDDVKNSLRQQNFPIKSNKQKGTGIPKEPSVTRPTEKPQVTTAITVAPKPKPSDQTSAIRQTLAFRSQPSLHKTSIYDSMKKQPEIDMAMVMEKLRAAGSLYEDYTLKEIVYQLAKDMFEQSILRGDPTAEEALSRFSNFLEVQVATNRISREMEQTILDIVSAALIDSFREHPQFFQLNDGAFYDNGVGGHQKLLNTNHEMENSLGNKRDHSPVEDGGKSVLDRASSDIQTKLEKKKTVTQH, translated from the exons ATCAACAAGGCGTTGCTCTTTTAGAGTCTAAGACTGTCCACAGTGAGAACGTCAACGGTCACCAAATATCTAGTGAGACTAAACAAAGTGAGG TGAAAGATCTTGTAAACAACCAGTATTTGGCTAAGTGGAGACAAACCCAAGATTCAAAGCAAGAACCCAATGAAGGAAAACCAcacataacaacaaaaactgaactgGATATTCCACCATTGGGGATTCATAGAACGAACATAAAAAACGACGAAAACGTTTACGAATATGAATCAAACAATGAACAGAAGAAAAACTCTGATAGTTGGGAGTCTTCTGATATCCGAGACAGAACTGAG GATTACTACAGTAAATTTTCAGGCCTCCAGTACTCCCCTGCCGACTTGGCTGAATACATCCTGAAGACTGACGACGAGAAAGGCGTAGCAATGGCAATTGATGAATTACTGTCTGAAGGAATG ATGAACAGAGAACAAGCAATTGACTATCTACAAAACgtgaaaactgaattaaactacatGAAAGAACAATATGAGATATCTCGCCATCTGAAGGAAGTGTCTGAAAACAACGAGTTGAAAAGAACCGAGTCAGATGATGTG AAAAACAGTTTGAGGCAACAGAACTTTCCCAtcaaaagtaacaaacaaaaaggaaCCGGTATTCCAAAAGAGCCATCAGTAACACGTCCCACTGAAAAACCACAAGTCACAACAGCTATTACTGTAGCTCCTAAGCCTAAACCTAGCGATCAAACTTCCGCTATCCGACAAACTCTGGCTTTTCGTTCCCAACCAAGCTTACACAAAACTTCCATCTACGACTCAATGAAAAAACAACCAGAAATCGATATGGCTATGGTTATGGAAAAACTTCGGGCTGCTGGTTCTTTATATGAAGACTACACCTTGAAAGAAATAGTCTACCAGCTAGCAAAGGACATGTTCGAACAGAGTATACTCAGAG GTGACCCAACAGCGGAAGAAGCGCTTTCCAGGTTTAGCAACTTTCTTGAGGTCCAGGTAGCAACCAACAGGATCTCCAGGGAGATGGAACAGACAATTTTAG ATATCGTTAGTGCTGCCCTGATTGACAGTTTTAGGGAACACCCACAGTTTTTCCAGCTGAACGACGGAGCATTTTACGATAATGGTGTAGGTGGCCACCAGAAGCTGTTAAATACCAACCACGAAATGGAAAATTCACTCGGGAATAAACGAGATCATTCACCGGTAGAAG ATGGAGGAAAGTCCGTATTGGATAGAGCTTCATCTGATATCCAGACCAAACTGGAGAAAAAGAAAACCGTTACTCAGCACTAA